One genomic region from Erythrobacter mangrovi encodes:
- the murD gene encoding UDP-N-acetylmuramoyl-L-alanine--D-glutamate ligase, producing MITSSAWSGKKYAVLGLARSGRATVEALLASGAEVLAWDSREEARAEFAGRVELADPVEADLTGFAGVVVSPGVPLNTHPIKPHADSFGVPVIGDIELFAQARAELPPHKVVGITGTNGKSTTTALVHHILKTAGVPTTMGGNIGLPILEQEPLLKGGVYVLELSSYQIDLTYSLDCDVAVLLNVTPDHLDRYEGFEAYRASKLRLFTMQSSEGTAVDASSDPAVHEAILAIEGPGEITTLNPAAKDSDFLDLSGASSLQGPHNAQNAYAAWAVAFDLGIDRLTVNAALASYCGLPHRMERVRELRGAAYINDSKGTNTAASAPALAAFDNIHWILGGLAKEPGLGECEAELGHVKAAYTIGKAGPDFAALLEGRLPVEQCETLDRAVSSAASKAQPGDTVLLSPACASFDQYRDFEQRGDHFRELVEALK from the coding sequence ATGATCACCTCGTCCGCCTGGTCTGGAAAGAAATACGCCGTCCTCGGACTGGCGCGCTCCGGTCGGGCGACGGTCGAGGCGCTGCTGGCGAGCGGGGCCGAGGTGCTGGCGTGGGATAGCCGCGAAGAGGCGCGTGCCGAGTTCGCAGGTCGCGTCGAACTGGCCGATCCGGTTGAGGCGGACCTGACGGGCTTCGCTGGCGTGGTCGTCAGCCCCGGCGTCCCGCTCAACACGCATCCGATTAAGCCGCATGCCGACAGCTTCGGCGTGCCGGTGATCGGCGATATCGAACTCTTCGCGCAGGCGCGGGCTGAACTCCCGCCACACAAGGTCGTCGGCATCACCGGCACCAACGGCAAATCGACCACCACCGCGCTGGTCCACCACATCCTCAAGACCGCGGGCGTGCCGACCACCATGGGCGGCAATATTGGCCTGCCGATCCTCGAGCAGGAGCCATTGCTCAAGGGCGGGGTCTATGTGCTCGAGCTGTCGAGCTACCAGATCGACCTGACCTATTCGCTCGATTGCGATGTCGCGGTGTTGCTCAATGTGACGCCGGATCATCTCGATCGGTATGAGGGTTTTGAAGCCTATCGGGCTTCCAAGTTGCGGCTCTTCACCATGCAATCGAGCGAGGGCACGGCTGTCGATGCCAGCTCCGATCCGGCGGTGCACGAAGCAATCCTGGCTATCGAAGGACCGGGTGAAATTACCACGCTGAACCCGGCGGCTAAGGACAGCGACTTCCTAGATCTTAGCGGCGCGTCATCGTTGCAGGGTCCACACAACGCCCAGAATGCCTACGCGGCCTGGGCCGTGGCCTTCGATCTTGGAATCGATCGGCTTACGGTCAATGCTGCGCTCGCAAGTTACTGCGGCCTTCCGCACCGGATGGAGCGAGTGCGCGAGTTGCGGGGTGCCGCCTATATCAACGACAGCAAGGGCACCAACACCGCCGCCTCGGCCCCTGCGCTGGCGGCGTTCGACAACATTCACTGGATCCTGGGTGGGCTTGCCAAGGAGCCGGGGCTTGGCGAGTGCGAGGCCGAGCTTGGCCATGTGAAGGCCGCCTATACCATCGGCAAGGCAGGGCCGGATTTCGCCGCGCTGCTGGAAGGCCGCCTTCCGGTCGAGCAGTGTGAAACACTCGATCGCGCGGTCTCATCCGCTGCCTCCAAGGCCCAGCCAGGAGATACCGTCCTGCTCTCGCCTGCCTGCGCCAGTTTCGATCAGTATCGCGATTTCGAGCAGCGTGGCGATCACTTCCGCGAGCTGGTGGAGGCGCTGAAATGA